The Micromonospora violae DNA segment TCCGCCGACCCAGGTCGACGTCGCGGCGGCCGAACGTGACGGCCTGCCGGTGCCCGAGCCGGTGCGCTACGAGCGGCCGGTGCAGGAGAAGCGGGCCGCGAAGGCGGAACGCGAACTGGCTCTGCTCGGCAAGGTCAACCCGCTCGCGCTGGAGGAGTTCGCCGCGCTGGAGGAGCGGTACAAGTTCCTCTCCGAGCAGTTGGAGGACCTCAAGGCCACCCGTCGGGACCTGCTCACCGTGGTCAAGGACGTGGATGAGCGGATCCTGGAGGTCTTCGCCAGCGCCTTCGAGGACACCGCCCGGGAATTCGAGCAGGTGTTCACCGTGCTCTTCCCCGGCGGCGAGGGACGGCTGATCCTCACCGAACCGGAGGACCTGCTCACCACCGGCGTCGAGGTGGAGGCCCGCCCGCCCGGCAAGAAGATCAAGCGGTTGTCGCTGCTCTCCGGTGGTGAGCGGTCGCTGACCGCGGTCGCCATGCTGGTGGCGATCTTCCGCGCCCGGCCCAGCCCGTTCTACATCATGGACGAGGTGGAAGCGGCCCTGGACGACGTCAACCTGGGCCGGTTGATCACGTTGCTGGCACAGTTGCGCGAGAAGAGTCAGCTGATCGTCATCACCCACCAGAAGCGGACGATGGAGATCGCTGACGCGCTCTACGGCGTGACCATGCGCAGCGGGGTCACCCAGGTGATCAGCCAACGGCTCAACCGGGCCGACGAGGACGACCAGCGGCACGGCCGCGGCGAGGAGAACGGGTAGTGGCTCGGGAACGCGCGACGGCGCTCCTGCTGGACTTCGACGGCGTACTGCGCCGGTGGGACCCGGCGGTGGCCGCCGTTGTGGAGCGGGAGTACGGCCTCTCCGAGGGGGTGCTCGGCGAGATCGCCATGCAGTGGGGGCGGCTTCAGCCGGTGCTCACCGGTCAGGTCAGCCACGCCGAGTGGGTGAGCAGTGTGGCGGACGCGCTCGCCGAGCCGGCCGGCGGCCCGGACCGCGCCCGCGCGGCGGTGGAGCAGTGGCAGAGCTACCGGGGAGAGGTCGACCAGGAGGTGCTGGCGTTCGTCCGCGAGGTGCGGGCCGCCGGCGCCCGGGTCGGGCTGGCCACCAACGCCACCGACCTGCTCGACGCCGACCTGGCCGCACTCGGCCTGGTCGACGAGCTGGACGTGGTGGTCAACTCGTCAGTCGTCGGTGTGCACAAGCCCGCCCCGGAGTACTTCCAGGCGGCCTGCCAGGCGCTGGCCACCCCGCCGGCCCGGGTCCTCTTCGTCGACGACGAGGACTGGGCCGTTCGGGGTGCCCGGGCCGCCGGGCTGTCAGCGCACCGCTGGGGCGGTCACGCCGACCTCCGTTACCTGCGCGCCGCCCTGGCCTACTGAGCGAGGCGACAGCGGCTCGTTCGTCGACATCGCGGTGACCCGGTCACCTGACGTCGACGCGTCGGGCCGGGTCAGCGCAGGCCGGGGACCTGGGTGACGGTGAAGGGTGGCGCCGGGGCTGGCGCGTTGAGCTGGCTGTTCACCCAGAGCAGCCGGCCGGCGTCCCGGACGAGGGTGGTCGGCGACTGCGCCAGACCGGCCGGACGGGACTGCCGTACCACCCGCGCGGTTCGTCGGTCGGCGTCCACAATCGCCAGGTTCACCGCGAAGTCCCAGCCGCCGGCGCGGTTGGGGAAGTTCACCACTCCGTAGAGCCGGTCGCCCTCCAACAGCAGCCCGTCCGCGCCCAGCTGGCCGTCGATCACCTCGACGGCCGTGGCCGTCCGCCCGACCAGGTCGACCCGCCACAGCCGCTCGGTGCCGGGCTGGCCGTCGCCCTGGTCGGCGACGAGCGCGATCCGCCCGCCGTCGGTGACGACGATGCCGTTGAGGAAGCCCGGCGCGACCGGGAAGTCAGCGGCGGTGAGCCACCGTACGAGGTTCCCGACCTCCGGGCCGTCCAGCGCCGCCCGCCACAGCGTGCCCGTGGCCGAGTCGGTGACGTAGACCGCGTCGGCGGTCAGCGCCAGGTCGTTGAGGGCGCCGCCCGGCGCCGTCCGGCGGGCCAGCAGCTCACCGTCCGGGGCGTGCACGAAGAGCGCGCCGGTGTCCCAGCCGGCGACGAAGATCCGGCCCCGCCCGTCGAGGTGCAACCCGGCCGCCCGGGTGCGCCCGTCCGCCCCCGGCGGCAGAAACTGTCGCAGCTCCCGGTCGCGGACGTGACCACGGTAGACGGCACCGGTGCCGAGACTGGTGACGTAGAGGGTGCCGTCCCGGCTCACCGCGATCCTCTCGGGCAGCACCCCGGATGCCCGGGAGACCACGTACGTGTCGGGGCGCGGGCCGACGGCGAGCGCCGGAGCGGGTACGGCGACGGTCAGCACGGCCAGGCCGGCGGTGGCTGATGCGATCAGCTTCTTCATATCCCGAGGGTCACCGCACCGCCGGGCCGTCTCCAGCCCCTTTCGCACCTGCCCGAAAGGTGGCTAGCGTCGATGCCGTGGTGACTCTGCACCTGAGCGCGGCGGACCTCAGCCGCACCGTGTTGCGCTCCGAGCCGTCGGTGTTGCTGGAGCTGGGAGCGGCCGGGCAACGGGTGTTCCAGACCACCGTTCCGGAGCACCTGGTCGCCTGGCGGGCCCGCACCCGGGCCGCCGTGCGTCCGGTCATGTGGCCCTACCTGGACCTGTGCCGCCAGGAACGGTGGTTCCCGGACTTCCTCACCCCGCCCGGCTTCAGCGGGGAGCTGAGCCCTGCGCTGGCGGAGGTCGCGGCCACCCCGACGTCGACCCTCACCGCGGAGCTACGACCCCGGATCGAGGCCGGCGAGCTGCCGCCCCGGGTCG contains these protein-coding regions:
- a CDS encoding HAD family hydrolase, translated to MARERATALLLDFDGVLRRWDPAVAAVVEREYGLSEGVLGEIAMQWGRLQPVLTGQVSHAEWVSSVADALAEPAGGPDRARAAVEQWQSYRGEVDQEVLAFVREVRAAGARVGLATNATDLLDADLAALGLVDELDVVVNSSVVGVHKPAPEYFQAACQALATPPARVLFVDDEDWAVRGARAAGLSAHRWGGHADLRYLRAALAY
- a CDS encoding SMP-30/gluconolactonase/LRE family protein, which codes for MKKLIASATAGLAVLTVAVPAPALAVGPRPDTYVVSRASGVLPERIAVSRDGTLYVTSLGTGAVYRGHVRDRELRQFLPPGADGRTRAAGLHLDGRGRIFVAGWDTGALFVHAPDGELLARRTAPGGALNDLALTADAVYVTDSATGTLWRAALDGPEVGNLVRWLTAADFPVAPGFLNGIVVTDGGRIALVADQGDGQPGTERLWRVDLVGRTATAVEVIDGQLGADGLLLEGDRLYGVVNFPNRAGGWDFAVNLAIVDADRRTARVVRQSRPAGLAQSPTTLVRDAGRLLWVNSQLNAPAPAPPFTVTQVPGLR